In Vitis vinifera cultivar Pinot Noir 40024 chromosome 17, ASM3070453v1, one genomic interval encodes:
- the LOC100250709 gene encoding protein PLANT CADMIUM RESISTANCE 6: MGRIQDQSQNQAEYELQPQEYQSESTQDLTLALDHDQLQQEEYPQGPKHPSDAMESEPQAQQQFQQPPQYGNPQAQPNPAYMPQQTQQVSRPQNPQMNAMNANQLAPFPPQSPQSLPLQQSPQLHVFPHGPFQPQGFGTGMHGYQSPSPVPFPPASGEYQGVLASPHKPPAAAEYWTSGLFDCMNDPTNALVTVFFPCVTFGQVAEIVDRGHTSCGTSGLLYGLIAFLIGLPCIMSCTYRTKMRSMYNLSESPGPDWVVHCLCECCALCQEYRELQARGFDPSIGWIGNVAKSQNIQMQHGAMVPPGSQTMMG, encoded by the exons ATGGGTCGCATCCAAGATCAATCGCAGAACCAAGCTGAGTACGAGCTACAGCCTCAAGAATATCAATCCGAATCAACACAGGACTTGACACTCGCTCTGGATCATGATCAACTCCAGCAAGAGGAGTATCCACAAGGGCCAAAACACCCATCCGACGCCATGGAAAGCGAGCCACAAGCTCAGCAACAGTTCCAGCAACCACCACAATACGGTAACCCACAAGCACAGCCCAACCCTGCTTACATGCCTCAACAGACTCAGCAAGTCTCGCGTCCGCAGAACCCGCAAATGAATGCGATGAACGCCAACCAGCTTGCTCCGTTCCCCCCACAGAGCCCACAATCATTGCCTCTGCAGCAGTCGCCGCAACTCCATGTGTTTCCTCATGGTCCATTCCAACCGCAGGGCTTCGGTACTGGTATGCATGGTTACCAATCTCCATCACCGGTGCCATTTCCGCCGGCGAGTGGTGAATATCAGGGTGTTCTGGCTTCTCCCCACAAACCTCCGGCTGCTGCTGAGTATTGGACAAGTGGGCTGTTTGATTGCATGAATGATCCTACCAATG CACTAGTCACAGTTTTCTTCCCATGCGTGACATTCGGGCAAGTCGCGGAGATTGTGGACCGTGGTCACACTT CATGCGGGACCAGCGGACTACTCTATGGATTGATAGCCTTCCTCATCGGATTGCCATGCATAATGTCATGCACGTACCGCACAAAGATGAGGAGCATGTACAACCTCTCCGAATCTCCAGGACCTGATTGGGTTGTTCATTGTCTCTGTGAGTGTTGTGCTCTTTGCCAGGAATACAGAGAACTTCAAGCAAGAGGCTTCGACCCTTCAATTG GATGGATTGGAAATGTAGCCAAAAGTCAGAACATCCAGATGCAGCATGGTGCCATGGTGCCACCAGGGAGCCAAACTATGATGGGTTAA